The region TAAGCGGTTGTTAGATTTCCTGTTAAACCAATAAAAGCAACTGTTAGCATTATGTTACCTTGTATGATCGATGGATTTGATAATTTATTAATACCTTCAATAAGTAAATAAACAGCAATAACCATTAATATTTCTGTATTTACAAAAGCGGCAAGTGTCTCCACCCTTTTATAACCATATGTTCTTTTTGGGTCTCGTTCCTTTTTTGACAAAACTCTTGCGATATAACTTATAAAAATTGCAGAAGTATCGTTCAAATTATGTATAGCATCCGATAACAAAGCTAAACTGTTTGAAAAGATTCCACCCAATATTTCGGCTATGGTTATACCAAAATTCAGTATAACTGACAGAAGAAGCTTAAAGTCCAGAGCCTTTTCTTCTTCATGATTTAGATCCATAAAACCATCCTCTATTTTGTTGGAAATTCACTTGACTCATAAACATATATACCGTTTTCATATTTTGAATATTTCCAGTTTGGGAAGGCCCATTGATTTGAAATTACTTTTGCTTCAGGCTTGAGTTCTTTTTTTAACTTATTTTCTAGTTCATTCATCGCAAAATCCACTTGAAAAACTGTAATAATATCAAATTTAGACAAATCTGCTTTCCAAAAGTTTTTCCAATGAATGAATGCTTTTCCTTTTAAACCCGCTCTCCTAATATTTATTTTTGAAATCAAAACTAGCAAAGGATTTATCTCAAAACCATGAGCTTGTATACCTTTTCTAGCAAAAGCAATGACAACACGTCCATCTCCGGAACCCAAATCTGCTGAAATCTCTTCTCCTTTTAATTCGGCCAGTTCCAACATCTTTTCAACATCTTTTTTTCTACTTGGATCGAATATTGCACCTTTCAATGAAAAAGGGATTATCCAGAAAAAGAGTAAATAGAATAGTAATAAAGCTAAAATTATAGAAAATACCCACATGCTTTCTCCTTCATCTTAATAAACTATATAGTGAGCTTATCATCTTTTGTACTTTGTTACTTCTCGCAAGAACGTTTTTCTTTTTTCTTTGTCAGCTTCTTTTTCAACACCTACTGGGGGATTCCCGTCTATTACTCCTAATATACCCCTTCCTTGATCACTTTCAGCTACAATTATTTGGAGAGGATTTGCTGTTGCAGCAAAAATACTAAGTACTTCTTGAACATTCAATAGTTGATTTTTAATATTTATTGGGAAACCGTTTTTCATAATTAATACAAAGCAATGACCTGCTCCTATCTTTTGAGCGTTATCGATAGCTACTTTAATTAATTCATCGTCGTTCCCATCGTATCTTACAAGACGCGGACCAGAGGCTTCGTTGAACGCTAAACCAAATTTTAAAGAAGGATTCGTTGTAACTATACTTTCATAGATATCTTCTACAGTTTTAATGAAATGTGATTGCCCTACTATTATATTCGTATCTTCAGGAATTAATAACTGTACAACATCGAGTTTTAAATCCATCTTTCACCTCCTGATTATTTTTTGAAATAGTGTTTCTAGAAATTCTAAAAAAATCAGTCTCTTTTATACAATCCTACAATTTCTGCCTTTTCTATTATATGACCTTCCATAGCTTTCAATAAATCTTCTTTTTTGGTATTTTGAGGTAAATCCAACGTTGTATCTAATGCATAAAGTTTAAAATGGTAATGGTGAACTCCATGTCCAACAGGAGGGCAAGGGCCCATGTATCCAGTTTGATGAGCACTGTTTTTCCCTTGATTTAATGAAAGCGGATTAGTTACAGAGTATTCTTTTGGGATCCTTTCAGGAATCTCTTCAACTAACTCAATGTTCCATGCTACCCAATGCACAAAGGTCCCCATGGGAGCATCTGGATCGTCCATTATCAACGCCAAAGATTTCGCTTTTTCGGGAATTCCTTCGATTAACAATATAGGGCTGATATCCCTACCCTCGCAAGTATAAGTACTTGGAATATAATCGTTGTTTTTAAAAACTGGTGAGGAAATTTTTAAAGCCATATAGATTTCCCTCCTTCTACCGATAATTTAAAAGCAACTAACAACTAAAAAATGTACATTATAATTATACCATAAAAAAACTATACTTCTGATGTCTTTAATCAAACTACTACTTTTATCAGTTATTTCCCTTTTCTAGTGAGTTTATTTCTAAATTTGAAATTAACGTTTTGTGGAGGAAAAATTCCCTTGTTGATACCACGAACTTCTTCGATTGAATAAAATGCATTTGGATTGAACTCATTAACTATATCGATAATCTTTTTTAAATCTTTCCTCCTAACCACACTGTAGATAATTTTCACAGGTCCTTTAGATCCTTCCGCATCTATACTCGTCACTCCAAAACCCTCTTTATTCAAATAATCAACTAAAGGTTGGGCTTCTTTATTGGTTATGACACGTACTAAATTTACTCCAATAGCTATTTTCTCTTCCAAAAAAGCCCCCAGATAGTTTCCAGTAGCGAATCCCAAGGCATAAGCGATCGCATAAAGAGGTTTATCCAAATTATTCATAACTTGAGAAATAGCTATAAGCCATACCATTATTTCAAAAAATCCTAGTACCGATGCCCAAAACTTGATCCCTTTCGAGACAAAGATGATCCTTATTGTCATCAGACTTACATCACAAAGCCTCATGGCAAAAATTATAATGGGAAAGATTACCAGGGAAAAAAAGGTAGAATCCACAAAAGAAGAAACTTGCACTATATCTTCACTCCTTTTAATGTTGATTATTTTTTGTTAATTCAAAATATCTTATCATATTTAGATGATATAATATAGAAAAATAAATAAAATTTAGGAAAGGAGATAATCTCTTGCGAAAAATAATTCTACTTTTTATTTTTTTGAATATCTTTAACTTGTTGTTTTCTTTGAATCTTGATTCATTCTTTAAGACTATCGAGCTAGTCAACAGCAAAGAAGAGATTGTGTCATTTTATTTCACTAACAACTCCGACAGTAAAATTATTGTACATATTAGTTCGTTTTTAGAAAATTCACTCTTTGAAGTATCTTATCCAAATGAAATTAGTTTACTGCCCTATGAAACAAAAAAAGCCGATTTTTTAGTTAAAGGTTCGAAATCTACAGAAGGTACTCATATTATTACTTTTTCTGTATCGGTTGAGGATAATTTACCAATCGATTCGAAGGTATCTAAAATTAGCTTCCCAATTATTATAAAAATTGTGGATTTGAATACTTCGAATATGCAAATTTCTTTAGATATGTATTGTGGTTCCCCCTTTATTTCAAATAAAGAGAACTTAGGTACTTTTTTCCCGATACGATTATCTAACAATAGCAATTGGGAAATTGATGTTTGGGGAACATTTTCTTTGTATAAATTAAGTAATAATCATTTGATTTTTCAAAAATCCCTTTTTCAGGACAAATCTATAAATCTTTTACCTCATACTAGCAAAGAAGGCGATATTTTTATCGAAAAATATTTAGTTCCCGAAGAATACAAGATTAGAGCAGAGTTATATTATGGTTATAAAGATTATTTTCAAGAAAAATACGTTTATGAGAAAGAATTCAAAATATCAGAGGATACGTACAAAGAAAGAAAAATGGCTAACATAAATACATATCCTGATCAAATTTATATAAAAATACCTAAACAAATGAGCCCACGAGAGTATATCACTACTCCGGTAGAATTTTCTTTGGATATACTTAATAATGATTTTTTAGATATAAACGTTTTTTTGGATTTTGAAAAGCAAGAAAACTTTTTTAATAGAAATACTAACTATAAGTATTTATCTATTACATCTAACGAATTTTCAATACCTAAATACCAAAAAGTAGAAGCAAATCTAATAGCAGATTACAGGAGATCAAATTTGGTAGAATTAAGGGGTGAATACTACGCTAACTTAAGCCTAATAGGAGAAAACAACGATGAAACTCAAGTGGTGCAAAGTAAAATCAATATTCCAGTGATAATAGATTTTGGAGATAATACATATAATTCAGAATTAAACGTATACATAAAAGAGAATAATATTTTAAACAACTTCTATAACAATATAACAATCAGTTTTGAAATAAAAAATACTGGAAACTCATCTATTAATTATGATATCTACTTGAAAAAATGGAACTCTACCACAAATAGCCAGGTAGGAAACAAAATTATAGTAAAATCCCAACAACCTCTCTTACCTGGCCAAACAGATGAATTCACAGAAAAATTAGTTACTGAATTAGGAGTGGATGAAATTTTAATAGAGGTTGTTACAAGTAAAGGTACTGATCCCAGTGAAATAATTAAAGTTGAGAATTACGCACTAAAAATTGATAGATAAAATAAGAAAGGTGATAAAAGTTGAAAAAAGTTCTAATATTAATAATAGTCGTCTTTTCAGCCTCTTTTTACTTTTCAAATATTCACTTAAGTTTTAATGAAACCCCTCTTCAAGAAGTACTACAAAAACTTGAGGAAGCTAGTGGAAGCATTATTTTAACAAAAACCAATACTTTAGGGAAAATTACAAAGGAAATAAATACTTTAGATTTGGAAAGCGCTTTAGATATTATCTTATACTCTACCGACTATGAATACAAAAAAATAGGACATAATTTGTATTTAGTTGGAGATTTCGATTTGATAA is a window of Petrotoga olearia DSM 13574 DNA encoding:
- a CDS encoding YbhB/YbcL family Raf kinase inhibitor-like protein, whose product is MALKISSPVFKNNDYIPSTYTCEGRDISPILLIEGIPEKAKSLALIMDDPDAPMGTFVHWVAWNIELVEEIPERIPKEYSVTNPLSLNQGKNSAHQTGYMGPCPPVGHGVHHYHFKLYALDTTLDLPQNTKKEDLLKAMEGHIIEKAEIVGLYKRD
- a CDS encoding DUF2179 domain-containing protein; its protein translation is MQVSSFVDSTFFSLVIFPIIIFAMRLCDVSLMTIRIIFVSKGIKFWASVLGFFEIMVWLIAISQVMNNLDKPLYAIAYALGFATGNYLGAFLEEKIAIGVNLVRVITNKEAQPLVDYLNKEGFGVTSIDAEGSKGPVKIIYSVVRRKDLKKIIDIVNEFNPNAFYSIEEVRGINKGIFPPQNVNFKFRNKLTRKGK
- a CDS encoding adenosine-specific kinase, with the protein product MDLKLDVVQLLIPEDTNIIVGQSHFIKTVEDIYESIVTTNPSLKFGLAFNEASGPRLVRYDGNDDELIKVAIDNAQKIGAGHCFVLIMKNGFPINIKNQLLNVQEVLSIFAATANPLQIIVAESDQGRGILGVIDGNPPVGVEKEADKEKRKTFLREVTKYKR